In a single window of the Spirochaetaceae bacterium genome:
- a CDS encoding phytanoyl-CoA dioxygenase family protein encodes MTVTVLVAVAITSRGAAVPALTSADRDTFSRQGYLHVRGRIPAARIEAMAAVIDDIVDTESRTMRAAGEIGDLAEDQPFERRWYHVWRQHGGRQRFGQVGWHSRVFSRALYDLWVEPAILDAVNELIGPEIQFNGDFWVRPKLPDEQETTLPWHQDSGYMPDTADHPLLTLWMPLVEVNADNGTLQFIPGSQKMGIQDHDTSDGSFRTTAFDPAAGASIDTVAMSPGDFVLFDNLVFHRSTVNRADMVRWSIDFRYSPAGTPMAHLWHADMAFTARSRRDPRRAATWEQVEHAWQHSRQRRERAW; translated from the coding sequence ATGACCGTAACGGTGCTGGTAGCCGTTGCCATCACTTCCCGAGGAGCCGCCGTGCCCGCCTTGACCTCCGCAGACCGAGACACCTTTTCCCGGCAGGGCTACCTGCATGTGCGCGGCCGCATTCCGGCGGCACGCATCGAAGCGATGGCCGCCGTCATCGACGACATCGTGGACACCGAGTCTCGCACCATGCGGGCGGCGGGCGAGATCGGCGACCTCGCCGAGGACCAGCCGTTCGAGCGGCGCTGGTACCACGTGTGGCGCCAGCATGGCGGCAGGCAGCGGTTCGGGCAGGTCGGCTGGCACAGCCGGGTGTTCAGCAGGGCGCTGTACGACCTGTGGGTGGAGCCGGCGATCCTGGACGCGGTGAACGAGCTGATCGGCCCGGAGATCCAGTTCAACGGCGACTTTTGGGTGCGCCCGAAACTCCCCGACGAGCAGGAGACCACCCTGCCGTGGCACCAGGACAGCGGCTACATGCCGGACACGGCAGACCACCCGCTGCTCACGCTGTGGATGCCGCTGGTGGAGGTGAATGCGGACAACGGCACCCTGCAGTTCATCCCCGGCAGCCAGAAGATGGGCATCCAGGATCACGACACCTCGGACGGGTCGTTTCGCACCACCGCCTTCGACCCCGCCGCGGGCGCATCGATCGACACCGTCGCCATGAGCCCCGGCGACTTCGTGCTGTTCGACAACCTGGTGTTCCACCGCTCCACCGTGAACCGGGCCGACATGGTGCGCTGGTCGATCGACTTCCGCTACAGCCCGGCCGGCACGCCGATGGCCCACCTGTGGCACGCCGACATGGCGTTCACCGCCCGCAGCCGGCGCGACCCGCGCCGCGCCGCGACCTGGGAACAGGTCGAACACGCCTGGCAGCACAGCCGCCAGCGCCGCGAACGGGCCTGGTAA